In one Kitasatospora cineracea genomic region, the following are encoded:
- a CDS encoding extracellular solute-binding protein, with protein MRRGIAASALVAALAVTMAACSSSGSGSDSKSDGPVTITYWDTSNATNEAPNYQELVKKFEAANPNVKVNFVNVPFDTAQNKLQTAMGAKGAPDVFRSEVGWTSAFAKAGYLEPLDGTPALTDASVFQPSLIQQAKYSGKTYGVPLVTDTLALMYNKELFAKAGITAAPTTWDELKADAAQLKEKAGVDGFWLKAADGYYAMPFLYGEGTNMVDAAGKKITVNSPEAVKAVDTYKSMFTSPGTVKADVTTDAYAHMMDAFNNGKVAAIIQGPWEVTNVYKGAAFADKKNLGIAAVPNGSTGKGGAPTGGHNVSVYAGSDAAHKAAAEKLAAFLTSAESQTFLALKNGTLPTRSDAYTAEVKANPGIADFQAILTSAQPRPELPEYASLFGSFGTNLGKIVQDQSDTKAGLDATATDYAKLLPDFTK; from the coding sequence ATGCGGCGTGGCATCGCGGCCTCCGCTCTCGTTGCGGCTCTGGCAGTCACCATGGCGGCCTGCAGCAGCAGCGGCTCCGGCTCGGACAGCAAGAGCGACGGACCGGTCACCATCACCTACTGGGACACCTCGAACGCGACCAACGAGGCCCCGAACTACCAGGAGCTGGTCAAGAAGTTCGAGGCCGCGAACCCGAACGTCAAGGTCAACTTCGTGAACGTGCCGTTCGACACGGCGCAGAACAAGCTCCAGACCGCGATGGGTGCCAAGGGCGCGCCGGACGTCTTCCGCTCCGAGGTGGGCTGGACCTCCGCCTTCGCCAAGGCCGGCTACCTGGAGCCGCTGGACGGCACCCCCGCGCTGACCGACGCCTCGGTCTTCCAGCCCTCGCTGATCCAGCAGGCCAAGTACTCGGGCAAGACCTACGGCGTGCCGCTGGTCACCGACACCCTGGCGCTGATGTACAACAAGGAGCTCTTCGCCAAGGCCGGCATCACCGCCGCCCCCACCACCTGGGACGAGCTCAAGGCCGACGCCGCGCAGCTGAAGGAGAAGGCCGGCGTCGACGGCTTCTGGCTGAAGGCCGCGGACGGCTACTACGCCATGCCGTTCCTGTACGGCGAGGGCACCAACATGGTGGACGCCGCGGGCAAGAAGATCACCGTCAACTCGCCCGAGGCCGTCAAGGCCGTCGACACCTACAAGTCGATGTTCACCTCGCCCGGCACGGTCAAGGCCGACGTCACCACCGACGCCTACGCCCACATGATGGACGCCTTCAACAACGGCAAGGTCGCGGCCATCATCCAGGGCCCGTGGGAGGTCACCAACGTCTACAAGGGCGCCGCGTTCGCCGACAAGAAGAACCTCGGCATCGCCGCCGTCCCGAACGGCTCCACCGGCAAGGGCGGCGCCCCCACCGGCGGCCACAACGTCTCGGTCTACGCCGGCTCCGACGCCGCCCACAAGGCCGCCGCCGAGAAGCTCGCCGCGTTCCTGACCTCCGCCGAGAGCCAGACCTTCCTGGCGCTGAAGAACGGCACCCTGCCCACCCGCAGCGACGCCTACACCGCCGAGGTCAAGGCCAACCCCGGCATCGCGGACTTCCAGGCGATCCTGACCTCCGCCCAGCCGCGGCCCGAACTGCCCGAGTACGCCTCGCTGTTCGGCTCCTTCGGCACCAACCTCGGCAAGATCGTCCAGGACCAGAGCGACACCAAGGCCGGCCTGGACGCCACCGCGACCGACTACGCGAAGCTCCTCCCGGACTTCACCAAGTAA
- a CDS encoding carbohydrate ABC transporter permease encodes MAVAVVQRIRLSYSKYWYAYAMIAPVVIVLGVLVGYPLVRGIYLTLTNATSLNVGRQIGVNHIPDSFDFIGLDNYADVLWGPTAYDRFWSHFIWTVAWTAICVVLHYSIGLALALLLNRKMRGRGLYRLVLILPWAVPTFVTVFSWRLMLADGGAVNGLLGFLHLPEPGWLSDPLAQKAAAILVNTWVGVPFMMISLLGGLQSIPQELYEAAEMDGASPWQRFRYVTLPGLRTVSSTVVLLGVIWTFNQFAVIFLLFGSGAPDAQILVTWAYRLGFGQQPSDYAQSATYGILLLSILIVFTSFYRRWLARNEKANG; translated from the coding sequence ATGGCAGTTGCGGTCGTACAGCGCATCAGGCTGTCGTACTCGAAGTACTGGTACGCGTACGCGATGATCGCGCCGGTCGTGATCGTCCTCGGGGTGCTGGTCGGCTACCCGCTGGTGCGCGGCATCTACCTGACCCTGACGAACGCCACCAGCCTCAACGTCGGCCGGCAGATCGGCGTCAACCACATCCCGGACAGCTTCGACTTCATCGGGCTGGACAACTACGCGGACGTGTTGTGGGGACCGACCGCGTACGACCGCTTCTGGTCGCACTTCATCTGGACCGTCGCCTGGACCGCGATCTGCGTGGTCCTGCACTACAGCATCGGCCTGGCCCTGGCGCTGCTGCTCAACCGGAAGATGCGCGGCCGCGGCCTGTACCGGCTGGTGCTGATCCTGCCCTGGGCGGTGCCGACCTTCGTCACCGTCTTCTCCTGGCGCCTGATGCTCGCCGACGGCGGCGCCGTCAACGGCCTGCTCGGCTTCCTGCACCTGCCCGAACCCGGCTGGCTGTCCGACCCGCTGGCGCAGAAGGCCGCCGCGATCCTGGTCAACACCTGGGTCGGCGTGCCGTTCATGATGATCTCGCTGCTCGGCGGCCTCCAGTCGATCCCGCAGGAGCTGTACGAGGCCGCCGAGATGGACGGCGCCAGCCCCTGGCAGCGCTTCCGCTACGTCACCCTGCCCGGCCTGCGGACCGTCTCCTCCACCGTCGTGCTGCTCGGCGTGATCTGGACCTTCAACCAGTTCGCGGTCATCTTCCTGCTGTTCGGCTCCGGCGCCCCCGACGCGCAGATCCTGGTCACCTGGGCCTACCGCCTCGGCTTCGGCCAGCAGCCCTCCGACTACGCGCAGTCCGCGACCTACGGAATCCTGCTGCTGTCGATCCTGATCGTCTTCACCAGCTTCTACCGCCGCTGGCTGGCCCGGAACGAGAAGGCCAACGGATGA
- a CDS encoding sugar ABC transporter permease yields the protein MSTETAHQTEEPDQAGSPMTLTADRPAADAAPAKRPAKVRRRGQSSPLAAVLSHGALIAASLIALFPVLYIAYISLGPDDNDYLHPGKIFAKMTFANYGKVMGDTGFFTWFGNSAIVAGGTTVIGVLIAASTGYAVSRMRFPGYRQLMWVLLVTQMFPIAVLIVPMYYILSNLGLLDSYSGLIMVYSATTVPYCAWLLKGYFDTIPMEIDEAGRVDGLSPFGTFWRLILPLARPGLAVAAFYSFLTAWGEVAYASTFMLSSDKYTLAVGLSSFVSEHDHQWQLMAATSVLIAIPAAVVFYLVQRHLVTGLTAGAAKS from the coding sequence ATGAGCACCGAGACCGCCCACCAGACCGAGGAACCCGACCAGGCAGGCAGCCCCATGACACTCACCGCCGACCGCCCCGCCGCCGACGCGGCCCCCGCGAAGCGCCCCGCCAAGGTCCGGCGGCGCGGCCAGTCCTCCCCGCTCGCCGCCGTGCTCTCGCACGGCGCGCTGATCGCCGCCAGCCTGATCGCGCTGTTCCCGGTGCTGTACATCGCGTACATCTCGCTCGGCCCGGACGACAACGACTACCTGCACCCCGGCAAGATCTTCGCCAAGATGACCTTCGCCAACTACGGCAAGGTGATGGGCGACACCGGGTTCTTCACCTGGTTCGGCAACTCGGCGATCGTGGCCGGCGGCACCACCGTGATCGGCGTGCTGATCGCCGCCTCCACCGGCTACGCGGTCTCCCGGATGCGCTTCCCCGGCTACCGCCAGCTGATGTGGGTGCTGCTGGTCACCCAGATGTTCCCGATCGCGGTCCTGATCGTGCCGATGTACTACATCCTGTCCAACCTCGGGCTGCTGGACAGCTACAGCGGCCTGATCATGGTCTACTCGGCCACCACCGTGCCGTACTGCGCCTGGCTGCTGAAGGGCTACTTCGACACCATCCCGATGGAGATCGACGAGGCCGGCCGGGTCGACGGGCTCTCCCCGTTCGGCACCTTCTGGCGGCTGATCCTGCCGCTGGCCCGCCCGGGCCTGGCGGTGGCCGCGTTCTACTCCTTCCTCACCGCCTGGGGCGAGGTCGCCTACGCCTCGACCTTCATGCTCTCGTCCGACAAGTACACCCTGGCGGTCGGCCTGTCCTCGTTCGTCAGCGAGCACGACCACCAGTGGCAGCTGATGGCCGCCACCTCGGTGCTCATCGCCATCCCCGCCGCGGTCGTCTTCTACCTCGTGCAGCGCCACCTGGTCACCGGCCTGACGGCCGGCGCCGCGAAGTCCTGA
- a CDS encoding glycoside hydrolase family 13 protein: MTQNLADASRPAAVPAARTTAATTGASRGGWWRDAVIYQVYPRSFADGNGDGMGDLPGIRSRLPYLRDLGVDAVWLSPFYASPQADAGYDVADYRAVDPMFGTLLDADALIRDAHDLGLRIIVDLVPNHSSDQHEWFQRALREGPGSPLRERYHFRPGKGEDGELPPNDWESIFGGPAWTRTTDPDGTPGDWYLHLFAPEQPDFNWDNPAVADEFRSILRFWLDMGVDGFRIDVAHGLVKAPGLPDLGSHDQLKLLGNDVMPFFDQDGVHAIYRSWRQILDEYPGDRIGVAEAWTPTVQRTANYVRPDELHQAFNFQYLGTGWDAAALREVIDVSLDSMRPVQAPTTWVLSNHDVTRHATRFANPPGLGTQIRTPGDRVLGLRRARAATLLMLALPGSAYVYQGEELGLPDVTDLPDEVRQDPSFFRQAGQDGFRDGCRVPIPWSGTEAPYGFGPNAGGPSWLPQPAEWAGLSVEVQTGDPTSTLELYRSALAVRRAQPALGAGTGVEWLPAPEGVLAFRRESPEGSFVCTVNTTGETVRIPAPGRMLLSSAEAVAAADEVELPADSTAWWAV, from the coding sequence ATGACCCAGAACCTGGCCGACGCCTCCCGGCCCGCCGCCGTTCCCGCCGCTCGGACGACTGCTGCGACCACCGGGGCCTCCAGAGGCGGCTGGTGGCGGGACGCGGTCATCTACCAGGTGTACCCGCGCAGCTTCGCCGACGGCAACGGCGACGGCATGGGCGACCTTCCGGGCATCCGCAGCCGGCTGCCCTACCTGCGCGACCTGGGCGTGGACGCGGTCTGGCTCTCGCCGTTCTACGCCTCCCCGCAGGCCGACGCCGGCTACGACGTGGCCGACTACCGGGCCGTCGACCCGATGTTCGGCACCCTGCTGGACGCCGACGCGCTGATCCGCGACGCCCACGACCTGGGCCTGCGGATCATCGTCGACCTGGTCCCCAACCACTCCTCCGACCAGCACGAGTGGTTCCAGCGCGCGCTGCGCGAGGGCCCCGGCTCCCCGCTGCGCGAGCGCTACCACTTCCGCCCCGGCAAGGGCGAGGACGGCGAACTGCCGCCCAACGACTGGGAGTCCATCTTCGGCGGCCCGGCCTGGACCCGCACCACCGACCCGGACGGCACCCCCGGCGACTGGTACCTGCACCTGTTCGCCCCCGAGCAGCCCGACTTCAACTGGGACAACCCGGCGGTCGCCGACGAGTTCCGCTCCATCCTGCGGTTCTGGCTCGACATGGGCGTCGACGGCTTCCGGATCGACGTCGCCCACGGCCTGGTCAAGGCCCCCGGCCTGCCCGACCTCGGCAGCCACGACCAGCTCAAGCTGCTCGGCAACGACGTCATGCCGTTCTTCGACCAGGACGGCGTGCACGCCATCTACCGCAGCTGGCGGCAGATCCTCGACGAGTACCCCGGCGACCGGATCGGCGTCGCCGAGGCCTGGACCCCGACCGTCCAGCGCACCGCCAACTACGTCCGCCCCGACGAGCTGCACCAGGCGTTCAACTTCCAGTACCTGGGCACCGGTTGGGACGCCGCCGCGCTGCGCGAGGTGATCGACGTCTCGCTCGACTCGATGCGCCCGGTGCAGGCCCCCACCACCTGGGTGCTCTCCAACCACGACGTCACCCGGCACGCCACCCGGTTCGCCAACCCGCCCGGCCTGGGCACCCAGATCCGCACCCCCGGCGACCGCGTCCTCGGCCTGCGCCGGGCCCGCGCCGCCACCCTGCTGATGCTCGCGCTGCCCGGCTCCGCGTACGTCTACCAGGGCGAGGAGCTCGGCCTGCCCGACGTCACCGACCTGCCCGACGAGGTCCGCCAGGACCCGTCGTTCTTCCGGCAGGCCGGCCAGGACGGCTTCCGCGACGGCTGCCGGGTCCCGATCCCGTGGTCCGGCACCGAGGCCCCCTACGGCTTCGGCCCGAACGCCGGCGGCCCCAGCTGGCTGCCGCAGCCCGCCGAGTGGGCCGGCCTCTCGGTGGAGGTCCAGACCGGCGACCCGACCTCGACGCTCGAGCTCTACCGCTCCGCGCTGGCCGTCCGCCGCGCGCAGCCCGCGCTCGGCGCCGGCACCGGCGTCGAGTGGCTGCCCGCCCCCGAGGGCGTGCTGGCGTTCCGGCGCGAGTCGCCCGAGGGCTCGTTCGTGTGCACCGTGAACACCACCGGCGAAACCGTCCGGATCCCCGCCCCCGGCCGTATGCTGCTGTCCTCCGCGGAGGCTGTCGCCGCGGCGGACGAGGTGGAACTCCCGGCCGACAGCACCGCATGGTGGGCGGTCTGA